One Sciurus carolinensis chromosome 10, mSciCar1.2, whole genome shotgun sequence genomic window carries:
- the LOC124994077 gene encoding fibroblast growth factor-binding protein 1-like isoform X1 translates to MVKAVSISPSAGSELFTTQGSLSQLGACPAEVMRIHSLALISFLLLAAQVLSAKVRNGTKNRQGSILEGDPSTPLGKDQNKQRSRTSKSMTNGKFATKDQASCRWAATEQELVINLKVECTRMDQEFSCVFAGKPSKCLKLNNEKIYWKQIVRTLRNQKNLCGNSKSVLKTRVCKKQFPESNLKLVSSTLYETQKPRGEKTELSHKERIKVKGTSSSEPNEVKENLQSSPAETQTVAVRGPECMEDPDVVNQRKTVLEFCGESWSSFCSFFLTMFQGTTC, encoded by the exons ATGGTCAAGGCTGTTTCAATCTCCCCAAGTGCAGGCTCTGAGCTCTTTACAACCCAAGGCTCTCTCAGTCAGCTTG GTGCCTGCCCGGCTGAAGTCATGAGGATCCATAGCCTTGCCCTAATCTCGTTTCTCCTCCTGGCTGCCCAAGTGCTCTCAGCAAAGGTCAGGAATGGAACAAAGAACAGACAGGGCAGCATACTGGAAGGGGATCCATCGACTCCTCTGGGCAAGGACCAGAATAAGCAGAGAAGCAGGACATCCAAGTCCATGACCAATGGCAAGTTTGCCACCAAAGATCAAGCTTCCTGCAGATGGGCAGCGACTGAGCAAGAGTTGGTCATCAATCTGAAGGTAGAGTGCACTCGAATGGACCAGGAGTTTTCTTGTGTCTTTGCTGGGAAGCCAAGTAAATGCCTAAAGCTCAATAATGAGAAGATTTATTGGAAACAAATTGTCCGGACCCTGCGCAATCAGAAGAACTTATGTGGGAACTCCAAGAGTGTCTTGAAGACCAGGGTGTGCAAAAAGCAGTTTCCAGAATCTAATCTCAAGTTGGTCAGCTCCACCCTGTATGAGACCCAAAAGCCCCGAGGGGAGAAAACAGAGCTCTCCCACAAGGAGCGTATTAAGGTCAAAGGCACTTCCTCCTCCGAGCCAAATGAAGTCAAAGAGAACCTCCAGTCCAGCCCAGCAGAGACCCAGACCGTGGCCGTCAGAGGTCCGGAGTGTATGGAGGACCCGGATGTAGTAAACCAGAGGAAGACTGTCCTGGAGTTCTGCGGGGAGTCTTGGAGCTCCTTCTGCAGCTTCTTCCTTACCATGTTTCAGGGCACGACATGTTAA
- the LOC124994077 gene encoding fibroblast growth factor-binding protein 1-like isoform X2 → MRIHSLALISFLLLAAQVLSAKVRNGTKNRQGSILEGDPSTPLGKDQNKQRSRTSKSMTNGKFATKDQASCRWAATEQELVINLKVECTRMDQEFSCVFAGKPSKCLKLNNEKIYWKQIVRTLRNQKNLCGNSKSVLKTRVCKKQFPESNLKLVSSTLYETQKPRGEKTELSHKERIKVKGTSSSEPNEVKENLQSSPAETQTVAVRGPECMEDPDVVNQRKTVLEFCGESWSSFCSFFLTMFQGTTC, encoded by the coding sequence ATGAGGATCCATAGCCTTGCCCTAATCTCGTTTCTCCTCCTGGCTGCCCAAGTGCTCTCAGCAAAGGTCAGGAATGGAACAAAGAACAGACAGGGCAGCATACTGGAAGGGGATCCATCGACTCCTCTGGGCAAGGACCAGAATAAGCAGAGAAGCAGGACATCCAAGTCCATGACCAATGGCAAGTTTGCCACCAAAGATCAAGCTTCCTGCAGATGGGCAGCGACTGAGCAAGAGTTGGTCATCAATCTGAAGGTAGAGTGCACTCGAATGGACCAGGAGTTTTCTTGTGTCTTTGCTGGGAAGCCAAGTAAATGCCTAAAGCTCAATAATGAGAAGATTTATTGGAAACAAATTGTCCGGACCCTGCGCAATCAGAAGAACTTATGTGGGAACTCCAAGAGTGTCTTGAAGACCAGGGTGTGCAAAAAGCAGTTTCCAGAATCTAATCTCAAGTTGGTCAGCTCCACCCTGTATGAGACCCAAAAGCCCCGAGGGGAGAAAACAGAGCTCTCCCACAAGGAGCGTATTAAGGTCAAAGGCACTTCCTCCTCCGAGCCAAATGAAGTCAAAGAGAACCTCCAGTCCAGCCCAGCAGAGACCCAGACCGTGGCCGTCAGAGGTCCGGAGTGTATGGAGGACCCGGATGTAGTAAACCAGAGGAAGACTGTCCTGGAGTTCTGCGGGGAGTCTTGGAGCTCCTTCTGCAGCTTCTTCCTTACCATGTTTCAGGGCACGACATGTTAA